DNA sequence from the Novipirellula galeiformis genome:
TGGATACTTCGGGGAGTGGATTCACACCACGTTTCCCAAGCAAGTCGGTTCGATCGCGATCGAATTCAAAAAGTTCTTTATGGACGAATGGCAAGGTGATCCTGACCCGTACGAAGTGGAGTGCATTTACGAGGCGTTGGAGTCCACCGTACCGGCAGTCGAAGCTGCACTGGAACGATTGTGAACACTCCCAACGGGCAAACCGCCAGCGAGAGCCCATCGGCGGAAACTAAATTTGCGAAGATCGCCGCTGCGGCATGCGCTCGGTTGGCAAAGAACGAACGCGTTCGCCGAACGTTGCCAGGCGAGGGTCGGTTGAAGTTCGATCGCCAGCTTCCGTTTCTGTGCGTTTATCGCTCGCCCATCGACCGCGATGACAAGGGTACACGCGAGTTGGTGACCACCGAAGCCGCTTACCTATTTGCGTCGGCCGCGCCCCAATACCATCCGGGTTTGTCAAAGTTGTTTGCCGCGATCTATACCGCGATGCAAGAACACTTTGGTACGTTCCTGTTGATCGAGGTGTGGTCGATGGACGAGCGTGAAAGCGACCTGAACTCGCGCCCGGCGTTTGAAATCGTCACCCCGGAGCTCGACTCGTTGCCCTCAACACTCGAGGTACTGCAGCGTGCCTTGTCCGAGATCACCGTCTACGGTCATCCGTCTCTCGTCAGCTCACGGTACGCAGCGAGCGTTGCACCGTTTGGGACCGCCCCCATTGTCCCGACCGACTTGGAAAATGCGTCTGCGGGGTGCTGCACGATCGGATTGGCGGTCAACCCGATCTATCGCGACCGCAAATCGGGATCGGTTTACCCGATGGTTTTACAGATCTTGCGGCGGCAATTGGCTACTGCGTTTCGAAAAGCGATCGCCGAATTCACGGGTACCAAAAACAAAACCCGAAAGCTCCATTACGAAACCTTCGGCCCCTCTTCGTTGGTAAAAACATGCCGCTTGATCGACCAACAACTCTGTGAGGTTTCAGAGTCATTTGACTTTCTATTGCAAGTCACTCCCACGAACACCGATGAGCTGTGGGAACAGTTCCAAGCGAGCGGCTATCGCGAGTTGGCGCCGCTTCGATACCGCCCGCTACCCTATCACCCCAATCGACTCAAACGCCAATTATTTGAGATCGAGATTGAACGAGTCGAAGATGCCACATTGGCTTATCTCTTTTCGGAGAAACAAGACGAGATCGATCGACAATTAACAGCGTTGCGTGACCTGAGCATGCCAGCGCTCACCACAGCTCATGTTCAACCATCGAATTTCTTGACGACCAGTTTGCAATTGTATGGTCGCCCGGAAGACTCGCTCGTCGAACTGGCCGACACCATCCTCCACACGATCGCCACTCTCCCAGCGCGTTCCGAGAAGATCACATCAGCAGCCGAACAAACAGAAATTGGAGAAGAAGCCGACTGCATCTCGGCGACCGAACTTGTCGCTCAAGCTCGCGACGAAATCGACTATTACCACACCAAGATGAATGAGTTCAGTGCCACGGTCGAAGTATCCGACTCGATCGCCGCCGGGATCATGGTGTCTCAGGATCGCTTGCTGATCGATCGCAATCTCCGCATCTCGCCCCAGCGGGTCGAAGCGTTACTGCATCATGAAATCGGCACTCATTTGCTAACGTATTTCAACGGTCGCTGCCAACCGTTCCGACAACTCTACGCAGGCCTAGCTGGCTACGAGGAATTGCAGGAAGGTTTGGCGGTATTGGCGGAATACCTTTGTGGCGGTTTGACGCACGGTCGCCTCCGCACCCTCGCCGCTCGCGTGCTCGCCGTCGATTCGATGGCCCAAGGAAATTCGTTTGCGGCCACCTTTGATTTACTGCACCACACACACCGATTCCCTCCACCACGGGCATTCAAGACCGCGCTACGTGTTTACCGTGGCGGGGGTTTTAGCAAAGACCTGATCTACTTGCGTGGGCTGCGAGATCTACTGGACTATTTGGATTCGGGACACGAGATCGACCCTTTGTATGTCGGCAAAATCGGATTGCAACATGTGCCCTACATTCAAGAGATGCGGCGGCGAGAAATCATCACACCGCCTCGTATCCTGCCTCGTTTTTGGAACGACACACGGATTCGTAACCGCCTCAAATCCTGTCGCGGAAAATCGGTCCTTAACCTGTTGGAAATCGACGAATGAATATTGGATTTGTGGTCAATGATCTGATGACAGAACAAGCCGTTTACACCACCACTCGGTTAGCAATGACCGCCGTGAATATGGGGCACAAAGTCTACACCCTAGGGGTGGGAGATTTCGTCTATGCGCCGGACGGAGCGATTCATGCGTGCGCATGTTCGGTCAACGGCGATGGCTATGAATCGCAGGAAGATTTTTTGAATGAACTGAAGGACAAACAATCCAACGGTTTAAAGGTGTCGCTTGATGACTTGGACGTACTGCTGCTGCGGAACGACCCGTCGGAGGACGCCGCAGAACGCTCATGGGCTCAGACCAGCGGCATTCTGTTCGCCCAACTCGCCGCAGCCCGTGGCGTGATCGTGTTGAACGATCCGGAGAACTTAGCCAACGCCATCAACAAAACCTACTTCCAACACTTTCCGGAGCAAGTGCGACCTAAAACATGCATTAGCCGTGACACCAAGGAGATCAAGGCGTTTATCGAATCCCAAAAAGGGAAAGTCGTGATCAAACCGCTCCAAGGCTCTGGTGGCCAGAGCGTGTTTCTGATCGAAGAGGATGAAAAGGCAAACATGAACCAAATGATCGACGCGGTTTTGCGCGACGGTTATTGCATCGTCCAAGAATATTTGCCTGCGGCGGCCGAAGGCGATGTGCGATTGTTCGTGATGAATGGCCGACCGCTGTTCTATCAAGACCACTACGCAGCCTTTCGTCGCGTGAACAAGAGCGGCGACGCACGCAGCAACATGCATTCGGGTGGCCAGTGCGAAGCGGCCGAAGTGACCGACAAGATGCTCGAATTAGTCGAAATCGTACGCCCGAAACTCGTCCGAGATGGCATGTTTTTGGTTGGTTTGGATATCGTCGACGACAAACTGATGGAAATCAATGTGTTCAGCCCCGGCGGACTCGGCAGCAGCCAGCAACTCACCGGAGTCGACTTTACCGTCGCCATCATCCGTGATCTCCAACGCAAAGTCCGCTACAAGCAATATTACGGCACACGCATGCGCAACGTCGATCTCGCCACGCTCTAAGGGCAACACCGCGAAATCGCTCACGTTTGCGGCGCCAGGCCGTCCCGACGGCTTGCATCGTAAAACGCTGGGCAACTCGCGTCGCACCGCGATCCAATTCGAACTTCCATTTTGGCGCCTTGGAAGTGGGCGACGTCCGTTATGCAGGGGAAAAGGTTCAGCGGCGAGAATGCTTGCAGCGAATGCTCCGCGAGAACGCAATCGACCCCAACGCCCCCACCAATGGTGGGTCGAAACGAGGTCGCCGCAGCGTCTTGAATCCTTCGTTGCTCGACCTCAGACGCTTAGGGGGAATTGACGAAACCTCCGTCGCCCTCTTCAATTTGAGACCGTCTCAATGTTTGTAAGGTTTGGAAGGTGTGCGATGGGTGTCAAATCAATGGTGGGCAAGCTCGACGGCATGCTTCGCGTAGGCGAAGCGGCCGAGTACTTGAGCGTGACGACCGAAACGCTACGGAATTGGGATAAATCGGGCCGACTTGTTCCGACACGGCATCCGGTGACCGGGTATCGCTATTATCGGCAAGCGGACCTCGAGGCGTTTCTAAAAGCCATCGTCGCCAAACGCGAGCCGCAATGAACGACATAGGCGAACGCACCACCAAGCTATCTGTGACAGCGGAGTCGCAGATTGCGAACCGCATCCCCAAGGATGATCTTGGGCCACCCGAAGCGAACGCGGCAGTGGCACGAGGTGCCCGCCAGCGAGGAACAAACGCATGAATCATGGCAATCATTCGCAACACGATCGCGTCGTCGATTCCTCGCCGTTGATTGTCGGTGTAGGAGCTTCGGCAGGTGGACTCGAAGCGTTCCAAGAACTATTGACGGCGCTGGGAAACACCCCCGGGTTGGCAATCGTATTCGTTCAACATCTCGATCCGCATAGCCAATCGTTGTTGGTCGAACTGTTATCACAATCAACTTCGATGGACGTGATTGAGATCACCGACGGTATCGCGTTGACCACCAACACGGTTTACGTCTGCCCGGCGCAGAAGTTGCTTGAACTGCACCGCGGTTCGGTACGCATTCTGAATCCAGACGAAAAAATTCGCCGCATTTCGACGATCGACCATTTCTTGCATTCGATCGCTGAAGACCAACGGGACCGAGGGCTCGGCATCATTTTGTCGGGCACCGGCAGCGATGGAACGCTGGGACTTAAAGCGATCAGCGACCGCGGAGGCTTGACGTTTGCTCAAGACCAAGCCTCGGCCAAATACGATGCGATGCCTCAGAGTGCTGCAACAGCGGGCGTCGCGGATCATGTGATGCCACCCCGCGAGATTGCCGCAGAACTACTGCGTTATGCCAGACATCTGAGGGACCAAGTCGAATCCGCCTCTCCGGTTCGCTTGCAAGAACAGATTGAAGCCGCGATTCCGGTGATCGCGGAAATGTTGATGAAGGCAACTTCGCATAATTTCCAGCATTACAAATCCAGTACGCTGCAGCGCCGCATTCAGCGGCGAATGCAAATGCTGAAAACCGCTTCGGTAGAGGCCTATCTTGCCCATCTTCAACAAAACGAGAACGAGCTCCAGGCTCTATTTCGAGACTTGTTGATTGGGGTCACCGCATTCTTTCGAGACCCCGAAGTCTTTGCGGTTCTCCGCAACCAGGTATTGCCAAGCATATTCGAAAATCGGGACTCCAATGACCCGGTGCGCATTTGGGTTGCGGGTTGCGCCAACGGGTCAGAAGCTTACACGATGGCGATCTTGTGCCGCGAAGTCATGGACAACATCCCCACGCCGCCCGAGGTCCAAGTATTTGCCACCGACATTGATGAACGTTCCCTCGCGATTGCCCGCAATGGCAAGTACCCATTGGGGATCCAAGATCACATCAGCCCCGAGCGATTGCAGCGTTTTTTTGTCAAACAGGGCCAGCAATACCACGTTACGAAGGAGCTTCGTGAGCTGGTTCTATTTTCACAACACAATTTGATCAGCGACCCTCCGTTCTCGCGTCTCGACCTGATTTCATGTCGCAATCTGTTGATTTATCTCGGACCACATCTGCAAAAAAAACTAATCCCGCTGTTTCATTATGCCTTGCGTCCTGCGGGTTATCTGCTTCTTGGTCCTAGCGAAAGCATCGTCTCGCATGGTGAATTATTTCGCCCCATCGATGTCAAGTCGCGCATTTCGCAACGCAAAGGGACCGCGATTGGATCGGCAACTCCGACGGGATTCCAACCGCGAGCCGCGACGTCATCACAAGCCATCCCTATCCCCGGCACCCCCGTCGATTTGACGGAGATGATGCAGCGGATCGCGCTCGACGAATTCACACCGAAAACGGCGGTCATCAATGAATCCGGCCAAGTGCTAACGTCGTCGCCGAATATCAAAAAGTACCTGAATCTGACCACCGGTCCATTTGAAAACAACATCGTCAAAATGGCGGCAAGTGGATTGCAAATTGGCTTGCGTGCGGCGATTTCAGAAGCCAAACGGACCAGCCGTCGAGTCCAACACGATCATTTATCGCTGCATGACGGCGACCAAGTGCAACGAGTGATGTTGACCGTCCAACCGATGCCTCGCTTGGGTGAAGACGAGCCCTTGTTCTTGGTCGTTTTTCACGATGTCGGCTTACCCATCCAACGTGATGGGCACGAAGCACTCACGCCGCATGCTCACCCCGACACCGATTCGTTGATCCTGCAGATGGAAAATGAATTGGCGACCACTCGCAGCGATCTTGAGCGCATGATGCAGGACACCGAAGCCACCAATGAGGAGTTAAAGTCGTCCAACGAAGAATTGTTGTCGATGAACGAAGAGCTGCATTCGACCAACGAAGAATTAGAAACTTCGCGTGAAGAGATCCGCGCCAGCCGCGACGCCATTGCCAATATCAATAGCGACCTCGAGAACTTGTTCCGCAGCACGCAAATTGCCACGATTTGTCTGGACAACAACCAAAATACCCTGTGGTACTCTCCCGCTGCAGCTCAAATCTATCGGTTGATTGCAACCGACATTGGTCGACCGCTGAGTGACATCTCGCATGTCGCATTAAAGATGCCCGCGATCCCCGACGCCGAGGATCTTTCGGGCGACCACGTGCGAATCGAAGATGAGATCGAAACGAACGACGGACGCTGGTTCCTGCGGCGCGTGCTGCCGTACATGCGAGGTGACAAAGCCGATGGAATGATCTTGACCTTCATCGACATCACGCTGCAAAAACAGTCAACGATTCGCATGGCGACGGAACACCAAGTCATCCGACTGCTCGCCGAAGCAAAATCGTTTGACACCGTGGTCCCCAAAGTGCTCAATGCGATTCGCGAAACGCTGGGGGCCGACATCTGTGCCATTTGGCTTCCCGACGCTCAGCACCAAACGTTGCGATGCACGGACGCCTCGGTTTGGCCAAACGACGCCAAGATGGAGCAAGTCGCCGTCCAAAACCAAGAATTTGAGTTTACGAAAGGCCAGGGGCTACCCGGCCGTGTCTGGCAATCGTTAACCGCGCAATCGATTGAAAAACTGGCCGAGGACACCGATTTTTCTCGCACTCACGCTATTGCTGCGGGACTGACCCAAGCGATGGCGATGCCCATCGTGGTCGGAACGGATTTCTTTGGCGTGATTGAAATTTTCTCGCGACACCCAGGGAGATACGAGCAACCATTCCTGGCGATGTTACAATCGATGGGAATTGAATTAGGACAGTTCATTCGGCACACCCAAGCCGATGCGAATTTACGTGACGAAGAGGCTCGCAAGTCTGCGATCCTAGCCTCGGCACTCGACTCGATCATCACGATGGACGTCGATGGCCGGATCGTCGATTTCAATCCCGCAGCCGAGAGCACCTTTGGTTACAAACAACACGAGGTGAAAGGGCGATTACTAGCCGAAGCCATCATTCCCGAGGAACTGCGTGAGGCGCACACCCGCGGACTCAACCGCTACCTAGCATCGGGCGAATCGACGATCATCGGCCGTCGGGTTGAAGTGACAGCGCAGCGATCCAACGGCGAAATCTTCCCTGTCGAACTGGCAATCAACGCGACAAAATCGCGTGATGGTTCACCTTTTTTTACCGCCTACCTTCGTGACATCACCGAGCACAAACAATTTGTGCAAACCATCTTTGATCGCGATGAGCGGATTGTTGCCCTCCTAAACTCCACCGCCGAAGGCATCTACGGCATCACCCCTGAAGGCGTTTGTACGTTCGCCAATGCATCGTGTGGCAAACTTCTAGGCTATGCGGATCCGGATGAACTCGTAGGCAAACACATGCATTCGTTGATCCACCACACACGACGTGATGGCACGACGTGCGAGCACGATGAATGCCATATCTACGATGCCTTTCGAGTCGGCGCCCAAGTCCATATCGACGATGACATTTTCTGGCGCTCCGATGGAACACCGTTTGATGTTGAGTATTGGTCGTACCCGATGATCCGGGATGGCCAGACGATCGGTTGCGTGGTGACGTTTCTCGATGTAACGCACCGTAAGGAAGCCGAACAGATCGTGGTCAATCAACGCGAGGATCTCGAACTGGCGTTTCGCGCGGGCCGTTTGGGTTCGTGGAAATGGAACATTTCCGAAGATCGTGTCACATGGTCCGATCACTTGTACGCGTTGTTGGGTTATTCGAAGGATCAATTCACAGCCACGTGCGCAGGATTTCTGCAGATCATCCACCCCGACGATCGCGACTATGTTCAAAGTCGGATTGACGCTATGTTCAGCGGCAGCTGCGAAGAATTCGAAATGGATTTCCGCGTCTACCGTGGGGACAATCGGCAAGTCATCTGGACCTACGGTCGCGGAGTAATCGATCGCGATGCACACGGTAAACCGCTAAGCATCACGGCGGTGGCCAGTGACGTTAGCGAGCGAAAAAAATCGGAGTTAGACTTGATCCAACGAGAGCGAACGCTCTCATTGGCGCTGGACGCGGGGCGCATGGGCAGTTGGGTTTGGGACATTCCTAAAAACCAAATCACATGGTCCGATCGCTTGCACGTGATGTATGGCTATGACAAAGACGCATTCAAGGGGACCCCCGCGGGCTTTGTGGAAATTGTCCATCCCGAGGATCACGGGATTGTCGAGCAAGTCATTGATTCCGTGCTTCATTCGAAATCCGAACGCGAAGAATTCGAGGTCCGCTGTATTCGCGGAACCGATGGGCGCGTCATCTGGACTCAGATTCATGGAGTGGTCGATCGCGACAAACACGGCAACGCATTGCGAATCACCGGGTTTGCCGTCGACATCACGGAACGAAAGCAACGTGAATTGAACTTGGCGTTTTTAGCCAATTTACAATCGTTCTTCGTCAACTCGTTGTCCGCGGACGAGATCATTCGAGAAGCGTGCTCACGCATCGTCAATTACCTGCAACTGTCGCGTTGTTTGCTGGCCGAGATTGACGAACAAAACGAAACCGCCAACGTGTTCTATGAACATCCCGCCGACAACGATCTTCCCAGCATGATGGGGCGTCATCCGCTTGCGGATTTCCATCATGATCAAGAGAGAATCGAACTGCTGAGCGGTCACCCCATCGCCATCGACGACTGCCAAAGTCAAACGCGGCCCGCCGAATCGGTGAAACATTTCGCTGCATGCAACATCGGTGCCTTGTTTGCGGCCACCTATATCAGCGGTAGACGCTTGAAGTTTGTTTTGGCGGCAATCCAAAGTGAACCTCATCATTGGCAAGAAGACGAACAAGAATTCCTGCAAGATTTTGCATCGCGTGTTTATGTTCGGCTCGAGCGTGCCCGAGCCGAAGATGCATTGCGAGATAGCGAAGAATTCAATCGAACGATCATTGAGAGCAGTCCAGACTGTATCAACGTCCTCGATTTAGAGGGCCGCATTTTAACGATGAATACCGCAGGAATCGCGTCGTTTGAAATCTCGGAGTTTGAAACATGGCGTGACAAACCCTGGGAATCGTTGTGGCCTACTGAGAGCCATCCCAGCGTACGCCAAGCATTGACCGACACGCTTGCGGGAGGGACGGGGAACTTCCAAGCGTTCTGTCCCACTGCAAACGGAACGCCCAAGTGGTGGGACGTGATCGTGACCTCGGTCCGTGGGGTCTCGGATCAAATCAAGTTTCTCGTCGCCGTTTCCCGCGACATCACTGAGCAAAAGCGATGGGAACTGGAATTGGCGGATCGCGAAGCTCATTTGCGCCGCGTCATCAACAATCAATTGGGACTTGTCGGCGTCATCGGACCCGATGGAAAACTGTTGGAAGTCGACGATCGTTCGATGAGTATCGCGGGGCTTTCACGTGACGATGTGATCGGTAAACATTTCGCCGAGTGTGCGTGGTGGACTTACGATGACTCGGTGGCGAATCAAATGCGTGACGCCATGGAGCGTGGGTTTGCGGGCGAGACGGTGCGTTTCGACGTTGGGTTGTTCTCGAAACAGGGGGCGCCCTTAATGATCGATTTCATGATGGCACCGGCTTATGATGCGCACGGTAATATC
Encoded proteins:
- a CDS encoding flavohemoglobin expression-modulating QEGLA motif protein, coding for MNTPNGQTASESPSAETKFAKIAAAACARLAKNERVRRTLPGEGRLKFDRQLPFLCVYRSPIDRDDKGTRELVTTEAAYLFASAAPQYHPGLSKLFAAIYTAMQEHFGTFLLIEVWSMDERESDLNSRPAFEIVTPELDSLPSTLEVLQRALSEITVYGHPSLVSSRYAASVAPFGTAPIVPTDLENASAGCCTIGLAVNPIYRDRKSGSVYPMVLQILRRQLATAFRKAIAEFTGTKNKTRKLHYETFGPSSLVKTCRLIDQQLCEVSESFDFLLQVTPTNTDELWEQFQASGYRELAPLRYRPLPYHPNRLKRQLFEIEIERVEDATLAYLFSEKQDEIDRQLTALRDLSMPALTTAHVQPSNFLTTSLQLYGRPEDSLVELADTILHTIATLPARSEKITSAAEQTEIGEEADCISATELVAQARDEIDYYHTKMNEFSATVEVSDSIAAGIMVSQDRLLIDRNLRISPQRVEALLHHEIGTHLLTYFNGRCQPFRQLYAGLAGYEELQEGLAVLAEYLCGGLTHGRLRTLAARVLAVDSMAQGNSFAATFDLLHHTHRFPPPRAFKTALRVYRGGGFSKDLIYLRGLRDLLDYLDSGHEIDPLYVGKIGLQHVPYIQEMRRREIITPPRILPRFWNDTRIRNRLKSCRGKSVLNLLEIDE
- a CDS encoding glutathione synthetase, with the translated sequence MNIGFVVNDLMTEQAVYTTTRLAMTAVNMGHKVYTLGVGDFVYAPDGAIHACACSVNGDGYESQEDFLNELKDKQSNGLKVSLDDLDVLLLRNDPSEDAAERSWAQTSGILFAQLAAARGVIVLNDPENLANAINKTYFQHFPEQVRPKTCISRDTKEIKAFIESQKGKVVIKPLQGSGGQSVFLIEEDEKANMNQMIDAVLRDGYCIVQEYLPAAAEGDVRLFVMNGRPLFYQDHYAAFRRVNKSGDARSNMHSGGQCEAAEVTDKMLELVEIVRPKLVRDGMFLVGLDIVDDKLMEINVFSPGGLGSSQQLTGVDFTVAIIRDLQRKVRYKQYYGTRMRNVDLATL
- a CDS encoding MerR family transcriptional regulator; the protein is MGVKSMVGKLDGMLRVGEAAEYLSVTTETLRNWDKSGRLVPTRHPVTGYRYYRQADLEAFLKAIVAKREPQ
- a CDS encoding PAS domain S-box protein — protein: MNHGNHSQHDRVVDSSPLIVGVGASAGGLEAFQELLTALGNTPGLAIVFVQHLDPHSQSLLVELLSQSTSMDVIEITDGIALTTNTVYVCPAQKLLELHRGSVRILNPDEKIRRISTIDHFLHSIAEDQRDRGLGIILSGTGSDGTLGLKAISDRGGLTFAQDQASAKYDAMPQSAATAGVADHVMPPREIAAELLRYARHLRDQVESASPVRLQEQIEAAIPVIAEMLMKATSHNFQHYKSSTLQRRIQRRMQMLKTASVEAYLAHLQQNENELQALFRDLLIGVTAFFRDPEVFAVLRNQVLPSIFENRDSNDPVRIWVAGCANGSEAYTMAILCREVMDNIPTPPEVQVFATDIDERSLAIARNGKYPLGIQDHISPERLQRFFVKQGQQYHVTKELRELVLFSQHNLISDPPFSRLDLISCRNLLIYLGPHLQKKLIPLFHYALRPAGYLLLGPSESIVSHGELFRPIDVKSRISQRKGTAIGSATPTGFQPRAATSSQAIPIPGTPVDLTEMMQRIALDEFTPKTAVINESGQVLTSSPNIKKYLNLTTGPFENNIVKMAASGLQIGLRAAISEAKRTSRRVQHDHLSLHDGDQVQRVMLTVQPMPRLGEDEPLFLVVFHDVGLPIQRDGHEALTPHAHPDTDSLILQMENELATTRSDLERMMQDTEATNEELKSSNEELLSMNEELHSTNEELETSREEIRASRDAIANINSDLENLFRSTQIATICLDNNQNTLWYSPAAAQIYRLIATDIGRPLSDISHVALKMPAIPDAEDLSGDHVRIEDEIETNDGRWFLRRVLPYMRGDKADGMILTFIDITLQKQSTIRMATEHQVIRLLAEAKSFDTVVPKVLNAIRETLGADICAIWLPDAQHQTLRCTDASVWPNDAKMEQVAVQNQEFEFTKGQGLPGRVWQSLTAQSIEKLAEDTDFSRTHAIAAGLTQAMAMPIVVGTDFFGVIEIFSRHPGRYEQPFLAMLQSMGIELGQFIRHTQADANLRDEEARKSAILASALDSIITMDVDGRIVDFNPAAESTFGYKQHEVKGRLLAEAIIPEELREAHTRGLNRYLASGESTIIGRRVEVTAQRSNGEIFPVELAINATKSRDGSPFFTAYLRDITEHKQFVQTIFDRDERIVALLNSTAEGIYGITPEGVCTFANASCGKLLGYADPDELVGKHMHSLIHHTRRDGTTCEHDECHIYDAFRVGAQVHIDDDIFWRSDGTPFDVEYWSYPMIRDGQTIGCVVTFLDVTHRKEAEQIVVNQREDLELAFRAGRLGSWKWNISEDRVTWSDHLYALLGYSKDQFTATCAGFLQIIHPDDRDYVQSRIDAMFSGSCEEFEMDFRVYRGDNRQVIWTYGRGVIDRDAHGKPLSITAVASDVSERKKSELDLIQRERTLSLALDAGRMGSWVWDIPKNQITWSDRLHVMYGYDKDAFKGTPAGFVEIVHPEDHGIVEQVIDSVLHSKSEREEFEVRCIRGTDGRVIWTQIHGVVDRDKHGNALRITGFAVDITERKQRELNLAFLANLQSFFVNSLSADEIIREACSRIVNYLQLSRCLLAEIDEQNETANVFYEHPADNDLPSMMGRHPLADFHHDQERIELLSGHPIAIDDCQSQTRPAESVKHFAACNIGALFAATYISGRRLKFVLAAIQSEPHHWQEDEQEFLQDFASRVYVRLERARAEDALRDSEEFNRTIIESSPDCINVLDLEGRILTMNTAGIASFEISEFETWRDKPWESLWPTESHPSVRQALTDTLAGGTGNFQAFCPTANGTPKWWDVIVTSVRGVSDQIKFLVAVSRDITEQKRWELELADREAHLRRVINNQLGLVGVIGPDGKLLEVDDRSMSIAGLSRDDVIGKHFAECAWWTYDDSVANQMRDAMERGFAGETVRFDVGLFSKQGAPLMIDFMMAPAYDAHGNIEYLIPSGVDISDRYAAQMRLIDSERRMSMALKAGNMAAWEWTPEKSIWENSLFELLGIPRQENPSSDLFFRSVHPDDAPALRSIWSAATEKGENYETEFRIIRPNGDVIWLAAVGTIICNEQGDITRMHGLNWDTTDKKESERRILASEERLRLALSAAELKLWQWHVHADEFYRAGELSEYSGLESAKPIGGLDAFLDLVHPDDQHHVEQALRDSLEKGTPYRCEYRIRRSSKAYRWVMSLAHLSLKDSQSPLQMIGIELDITTRRESEEAIKSALENYESSNTKLQGIFDVTLIFVGVIDLDGNVSEVNEAATTGCGYTRDQVIGKKFWEGPWWRRSAKVRNSIRESFQRAVAGETLEMELDYSVADNSKRTVQFRIAPARNEKGEVMFVVPSGVDITERKHNEREIRLSAQRLSVAAKSAGFGMLHVDLRTQKVLFSPEFKRIVGYPADHAFKLEPSQTPSFVYPEDVSAYQNHFQQATQTRRQPLTPLDLRIIRRDGKLRWVRLQTKTLWIKDNEGNKRPSQIIGTLLDITNQHEFEQSLKEARLQAVAANESKSAFLANMSHEIRTPMTAILGYADLIAEKVNDDETLAHVRTIRRNGGFLLDIINDILDLSKIEAGKFEISQQRFAPNHLVEDVRSIMEVRAAESNLELEVEYRGKIPAEIISDPKRLKQILINLVGNAIKFTPAGTVKIIVHYVDEPTDAGWLRIEIVDSGIGISQQQQQRLFQPFSQGDGNVNREFGGTGLGLAISKRLTEMLGGEISVKSELGKGSTFTVTIATGDIAGVQKIHPQLTTQPPPNATPAESVALDCHVLVVDDRRDIRFLSKSLLKKAGAKVDEAEDGEVAIRMVETMISQGRSYDLILLDMQMPRLDGYQTAEQLRKLGFSGPIIALTADAMQGDMTRCIDSGCNDYLSKPINVERLTQMVYQFTHK